In one Aricia agestis chromosome 21, ilAriAges1.1, whole genome shotgun sequence genomic region, the following are encoded:
- the LOC121737787 gene encoding uncharacterized protein LOC121737787, whose translation MGGDKLRDGSMLPQGYGVMSVAWDDELAEFAQLWANQCIEGYDLCRATSKFPDPGQYMIKNRFEYDTWVPTVYKHTKFRDPHYVSPEKINYVAYMTIRRSYHDALQAMSPDIIEENSGEDGVYASVPAINFLFGMQTHIGCGVSAFKDYEYTIDYMFHQRYRRIRNVVLLICNYSERLPKNGKLYHTEPKEGTDLCGCPPGWSGDASCLCREACGTYCKSIPDIAILPIFKIEDAPPRKIAKLRNYDLNKPNTDIYEVGRDPVIEEEVKYFDLAQAEFHTKLNNATKEDAVNSFSRKTNVNSATNNVGDDLKAHEDVFDLLNKLDNEIENIEIGEKEKEEIHENVASIYKLLTDEEQEYEDGDRRYANNNNYYQSDSYNTAQTNEDGYNNINYNRSPNRAPNFRSTYDMKSHHRNEYFGTKNNNIYAESYGNGV comes from the exons ATGGGAGGTGACAAGTTGAGGGACGGCAGTATGCTACCGCAGGGCTATGGAGTTATGAGCGTT GCATGGGACGACGAGCTTGCTGAATTTGCCCAGCTGTGGGCAAACCAGTGCATCGAAGGATACGACTTATGTCGCGCTACGT CCAAGTTCCCCGACCCAGGACAGTACATGATCAAAAACCGTTTTGAGTACGACACCTGGGTGCCGACTGTGTACAAGCATACGAAATTCAGGGACCCCCACTACGTATCACCTGAGAAGATCAACTACGTGGCGTACATGACCATACGAAGGTCCTACCATGATGCCCTTCAGGCTATGTCTCCGGATATCATCGAGGAGAATTCTGG TGAAGATGGAGTATACGCATCGGTGCCAGCAATTAACTTCCTCTTCGGAATGCAGACGCATATAGGCTGTGGGGTATCAGCCTTTAAGGACTACGAGTACACCATAGACTACATGTTTCATCAGAGATATAGAAGGATACGGAAT GTAGTACTCCTAATATGCAACTACTCGGAGCGGTTGCCAAAGAATGGTAAACTGTATCACACGGAGCCGAAGGAAGGCACTGACTTGTGTGGCTGCCCACCAGGTTGGAGTGGAGATGCTAGCTGCCTTTGTCGTGAAG CTTGTGGTACTTATTGCAAGTCAATACCAGATATTGCTATTTTACCTATTTTTAAAATCGAAGATGCACCACCAAGAAAGATTGCTAAGCTCAG aaattatGACTTAAATAAGCCAAATACTGATATTTATGAGGTGGGAAGAGATCCAGTAATAGAAGAAGAAGTCAAGTATTTCGATCTCGCTCAAGCAGAA TTTCACACAAAACTAAATAATGCGACGAAAGAAGATGCTGTAAATTCCTTTTCACGTAAAACCAATGTCAATAGTGCCACAAATAACGTTGGTGATGATTTGAAAGCACATGAAGATGTATTTGATTTACTCAATAAATTAGACAATGAAATAGAAAACATTGAAATAGGAGAGAAGGAAAAAGAAGAAATTCACGAAAACGTAGCAAGCATTTACAAATTACTGACCGATGAAGAACAAGAATACGAAGATGGCGACCGTagatacgccaataataataattattatcagtcaGACAGTTATAATACAGCACAGACAAATGAAGATggttacaataatataaattacaatagaagTCCAAATAGAGcaccaaatttcagaagtacGTACGATATGAAAAGTCATCATCGTAACGAATATTTTGGtaccaaaaataataatatatacgcTGAAAGCTATGGAAATGGAGTATAA
- the LOC121737872 gene encoding venom allergen 3-like: MCVKKANMDILKVVSIIIYFITTVKCIKVIDKFVKTGPVVDKYCGKYGACDEGTHVMCRYYDPNNKFGPMCHDPYTNITLNEDQKEFIVAVVNEVRSRVAMGGDKLRDGSMLPQGYGVMSVAWDDELAEFAQLWANQCIEGYDLCRATSKFPDFLLICC, translated from the exons ATGTGCGTAAAAAAGGCAAATATGGACATTTTGaag GTTGTTTCAATaattatctacttcataacaaCTGTCAAGTGTATAAAAGTGATAGACAAGTTTGTAAAGACGGGGCCTGTAGTTGATAAATATTGTGGAAAGTACGGTGCCTGCGACGAAGGGACTCATGTTATGTGCAGGTACTATGATCCA aataACAAGTTCGGCCCAATGTGTCACGACCCTTATACAAATATAACCTTAAATGAGGACCAGAAAGAATTCATTGTGGCGGTTGTCAATGA AGTTCGAAGCAGAGTCGCGATGGGAGGTGACAAGTTGAGGGACGGCAGTATGCTACCGCAGGGCTATGGAGTTATGAGCGTT GCATGGGACGACGAGCTTGCTGAATTTGCCCAGCTGTGGGCAAACCAGTGCATCGAAGGATACGACTTATGTCGCGCTACGT CCAAGTTCCCCGACTTTTTATTGATATGTTGCTAA
- the LOC121737663 gene encoding uncharacterized protein LOC121737663 — protein MMAILPLLLVVLSIGGGYTNEDNPFLDLTSSLLQNMGNGEDNGLGALGSIVGNLMQGDNAKNLGALFGQKNNAGDLLSGLGSLLGGQNGNIDPSMIGTMMSMFAQMGDQPQRQKRSSEDLNLDGIMNLASGLLSNQNAGGVMSMIMNTLNSLSENEAQKRSDSHKDHASFLPPFLEKAHLYWDLFINSELGKTIWEKSGLKKATKAFTAPDGSISFEMMFKSFENHSFRRHWIKAVAKYLTDMVVHIAKPEVYKRYMISAEYITNTFLDSQGLPKSVHVDMKRPEQTITKLINYALKKYMDMDTDVSEYISPAFEYIKQTLKMAQTASQKLAKSDYNALAERLTDTLNLEVIEPVLRVHRAYRHALAAPQCQEHLMCVVNRHHDKDGRLPGFKAGLTKLSSLVASAALSFQDGKGFWDLYNAVQSDVNCEAKYPADCAAFHEHELKVTTEVYHSEL, from the exons ATGATGGCGATATTACCATTACTTCTCGTGGTCCTCTCCATCGGTGGAGGCTACACCAACGAAGACAATCCCTTCCTTGACCTCACTTCATCCCTACTCCAGAATATGGGGAATGGGGAGGACAATGGCTTGGGGGCTTTAGGGAGCATAGTGGGGAACCTAATGCAGGGAGACAATGCCAAGAACCTTGGAGCTCTGTTTGGACAGAAGAATAACGCTGGCGATTTGCTGTCAG gtCTGGGCAGCTTACTAGGAGGTCAGAACGGCAACATTGACCCATCCATGATTGGTACAATGATGTCGATGTTCGCTCAAATGGGAGACCAGCCCCAACGGCAGAAACGGAGCTCGGAAGACCTCAATCTGGACGGCATCATGAATTTAGCCTCTGGGCTGCTAAGCAACCAGAATGCTGGTGGAGTAATGTCGATGATCATGAATACTCTCAACTCTCTATCGGAGAACGAGGCCCAGAAACGATCTGATTCTCACAAAGACCATGCCTCCTTCCTTCCGCCATTTCTGGAGAAGGCGCATCTATATTGGGACCTCTTCATTAATTCCGAGCTGGGTAAGACGATCTGGGAGAAGTCTGGACTGAAGAAAGCCACTAAAGCCTTCACAGCACCTGATGGGAGCATCAGCTTTGAGATGATGTTTAAAAGTTTCGAGAACCATTCGTTCAGAAGGCACTGGATTAAGGCTGTAGCGAAATATCTGACTGACATGGTCGTCCATATAGCGAAGCCTGAAGTATATAAGAG ATACATGATATCAGCGGAGTACATCACCAACACCTTCCTAGACAGCCAGGGTCTGCCGAAGTCAGTCCACGTCGACATGAAGAGACCAGAGCAGACCATCACCAAGCTCATCAACTACGCCCTGAAGAAGTACATGGATATGGATACTGACGTCTCCGAGTATATCTCACCAGCGTTTGAGTATATCAAG CAAACTCTGAAAATGGCTCAGACGGCTAGCCAGAAATTAGCCAAGTCGGACTACAATGCGTTGGCTGAGCGGCTAACTGACACACTCAACTTGGAGGTGATCGAGCCAGTGTTGAGGGTGCACCGAGCTTACCGACACGCGCTCGCCGCTCCGCAGTGCCAGGAGCACCTTATGTGCGTGGTCAACAGACATCACGACAAGGATGGAC GTCTTCCAGGCTTCAAGGCAGGTCTAACCAAGCTGAGCAGCCTGGTGGCTTCAGCAGCTCTCAGCTTCCAAGACGGCAAGGGATTCTGGGACCTGTACAATGCTGTTCAGAGTGACGTCAACTGCGAG GCGAAATATCCTGCCGACTGCGCCGCTTTCCACGAGCACGAACTGAAAGTGACCACAGAAGTCTACCACAGCGAATTATAG
- the LOC121737658 gene encoding ADP-ribosylation factor-like protein 3 gives MGLLNILRKLRSNPEKELRLLLLGLDNAGKTTLLKQLASEDINHVTPTAGFNIKSVLSNGFKLNVWDIGGQRKIRPYWRNYFENTDILIYVVDCSDHQRLQETAQELAELLQDEKLVGVPLLVYANKQDLATALPASEIAQHLGLHLIRDRTWQIQACVATDGTGIKDGMEWVCKNIPVKKEK, from the exons atg gGGCTGCTTAACATACTCAGAAAATTGAGGTCTAATCCCGAAAAGGAGTTAAGGTTACTTCTTTTGGGCTTAGACAACGCCGGGAAAACCACTTTACTCAAGCAACTAGCATCAGAAGACATCAACCATGTGACTCCCACTGCCGGTTTCAATATAAAATCGGTTTTATCAAACGGTTTCAAACTGAACGTATGGGATATAGGTGGACAGAGGAAAATACGTCCATATTGGAGAAACTATTTTGAAAACACTGATATTTTG ATTTACGTGGTGGATTGCTCTGATCATCAAAGACTGCAGGAGACGGCCCAGGAGTTAGCGGAGTTGTTACAAGATGAAAAACTGGTTGGTGTCCCACTTTTAGTGTATGCAAACAAACAAGATCTCGCTACAG CTCTCCCAGCGAGTGAAATAGCACAGCACTTAGGCCTGCACCTGATTAGAGATAGGACGTGGCAAATTCAAGCTTGTGTGGCCACGGACGGAACTGGTATTAAG GACGGGATGGAGTGGGTTTGTAAGAACATTCCAGTcaagaaagaaaaataa
- the LOC121737612 gene encoding H/ACA ribonucleoprotein complex subunit 2-like protein, with translation MGKVKQEPVEQQEDADVSVKTEPQSYDDKVEHCSIIAKPMAPKKLSKKIYKLIKKSSSHKNYIRNGLKIVQKQLRLGEKGLVFFAGDISPIEIMCHLPAVCEEKDVPYCYTPSRKDIGSAMGTMRGCIMVLVKEHEDYKDLYEEVQSEIKMLGHPL, from the exons ATGGGTAAAGTAAAGCAAGAGCCCGTTGAACAACAAGAAGATGCCGACGTTAGTGTAAAAACCGAACCACAAAGTTACGATGATAAGGTAGAACATTGCAGCATCATTGCCAAACCCATGGCCCCCAAGAAACTCAGCAAGAAAATATACAAACTCATTAAGAAATCCAGTAGCCACAAGAATTATATAAGAAATGGACTGAAAATAGTACAGAAGCAACTTAGATTAGGCGAAAAAGG ATTAGTATTCTTCGCTGGAGATATCTCACCGATAGAGATCATGTGTCATCTGCCGGCAGTTTGTGAGGAGAAAGACGTTCCATACTGCTACACTCCCAGTCGGAAAGATATCGGTTCCGCCATGGGTACCATGAGAGGATGCATAATGGTACTTGTTAAAGAGCACGAAGATTATAAGGACCTGTACGAGGAAGTGCaaagtgaaataaaaatgttaggACATCCGTTATAA